From Humisphaera borealis, the proteins below share one genomic window:
- the secY gene encoding preprotein translocase subunit SecY, producing MLKTFLNIFRVPELRNKVLFTLFMLMIYRIGFHVPIPGVDQTAFEEMAKKQSEGGDAFGRITAYLSIFSGGSLSQSTIFGLGVMPYISASIIFQLLATVVPSLEKLRKEGETGRRKIQEWTRYATVPLCIIQGAFWIKYMQSPGGGVSSLVQSQFAHTFGFWFMALTCLTAGCLFLMWLGEQIDEYGLGNGISLLILAGIVARMPFALTLLAQQTNFTAVNDPSRPIGIGHILFLMFAFVFIIAGSILITQAQRRIPIQQAKHTRGRRVYGGQRQYLPLRVNHGGVMPIIFAQSLMLFPGLALDAIKSWVVPSGNPDGFFANLVLFLQVEFQRGGFLYILTEIVMIYFFSYFWTTVQFQPKEMANQLRDYGSFIPGLRPGKRTADYLEKVMMRMTYVGAAFLCIIAVIPTAITAWLKIDPNISAFLGGTGLLIVVSVALDMVQRIEANLLMRNYSGFLSGPGQKGKRIKGRQY from the coding sequence ATGCTCAAGACGTTCCTCAATATTTTCCGCGTCCCCGAACTGCGGAACAAGGTGCTCTTCACCCTGTTCATGCTGATGATCTACCGCATCGGCTTCCACGTGCCGATTCCGGGCGTCGATCAGACGGCCTTCGAAGAAATGGCCAAGAAGCAGTCCGAAGGTGGCGACGCCTTCGGCCGCATCACCGCCTACCTGTCCATCTTTTCCGGCGGCAGCCTCAGCCAGAGCACGATCTTCGGGCTTGGCGTTATGCCGTACATCTCGGCGTCGATCATCTTCCAGCTCCTGGCGACGGTCGTGCCGTCGCTCGAGAAGCTGCGTAAAGAAGGCGAAACCGGCCGGCGGAAGATTCAGGAATGGACGCGTTACGCGACCGTGCCCCTGTGCATTATCCAGGGGGCATTCTGGATCAAGTACATGCAGAGCCCGGGTGGGGGCGTGAGCTCCCTCGTCCAGTCGCAGTTTGCACACACTTTCGGGTTCTGGTTCATGGCGCTGACCTGCCTGACGGCCGGTTGCCTGTTCCTGATGTGGCTCGGTGAACAGATCGACGAGTACGGCCTGGGTAATGGCATTTCGCTGTTGATCCTCGCCGGCATCGTGGCCCGCATGCCGTTCGCGCTGACGCTCCTGGCCCAGCAGACGAACTTCACGGCGGTAAACGATCCCAGCCGGCCGATCGGTATCGGACACATCCTGTTCCTGATGTTCGCGTTCGTGTTCATCATCGCTGGCTCGATCCTGATCACTCAGGCCCAGCGGCGGATTCCGATCCAGCAGGCAAAGCACACTCGCGGTCGTCGTGTTTATGGCGGCCAGCGGCAGTACCTGCCGCTCCGCGTCAATCACGGCGGCGTGATGCCGATCATCTTCGCCCAGTCCCTGATGCTCTTTCCGGGCCTGGCTCTGGACGCCATCAAGTCCTGGGTGGTTCCCTCGGGCAACCCGGACGGCTTCTTTGCCAACCTGGTCCTCTTTCTCCAGGTTGAGTTCCAGCGCGGCGGGTTCCTCTACATCCTGACTGAAATCGTCATGATCTACTTCTTCAGCTACTTCTGGACCACCGTCCAGTTCCAGCCGAAGGAGATGGCCAACCAGCTTCGCGATTACGGCAGCTTTATCCCGGGCCTTCGACCGGGCAAGCGAACCGCGGATTACCTCGAGAAGGTCATGATGCGAATGACCTATGTCGGTGCGGCGTTCCTGTGCATTATCGCCGTCATCCCGACTGCGATCACCGCCTGGCTCAAGATCGACCCGAACATCTCCGCGTTCCTGGGCGGCACCGGCCTGCTGATCGTCGTCAGCGTCGCGCTGGATATGGTTCAGCGGATCGAAGCCAACCTGCTCATGCGAAACTACAGCGGCTTCCTCAGCGGGCCCGGCCAGAAGGGCAAGCGGATCAAGGGACGACAATATTGA
- the rpsM gene encoding 30S ribosomal protein S13 has protein sequence MPRISGIDIPNDKKIKISLRYIYGVGPTNALAILKEAGIDPERRAKDMTEDELAKIIGIIDRSILVEGALRRNIQQNVGRLRDINSFRGNRHRRSLPTRGQRTRSNARTRKGPRKTVAGKKGVKELGK, from the coding sequence ATGCCGCGTATCTCGGGCATCGATATCCCCAACGACAAGAAGATCAAGATCAGCCTGCGCTACATCTACGGCGTCGGGCCGACCAATGCCCTGGCGATCCTGAAGGAAGCCGGCATCGATCCGGAGCGTCGCGCCAAGGACATGACGGAAGATGAGCTTGCCAAGATCATCGGCATCATCGACCGCAGCATCTTGGTCGAAGGTGCTCTCCGCCGGAATATCCAGCAGAACGTCGGTCGGCTGCGCGACATCAACAGCTTCCGCGGCAACCGTCATCGCCGCTCGCTCCCGACCCGCGGCCAGCGCACGCGTTCTAACGCCCGCACCCGTAAGGGTCCGCGCAAGACCGTCGCCGGCAAGAAGGGCGTGAAGGAACTCGGTAAGTAA
- the rplR gene encoding 50S ribosomal protein L18: protein MPDKQTLRAARLQRRKYSIRKTLSGDAARPRLAVFRSDKHIYAQIIDDIAGKTLVSAATTEKDVRGELPNGGNIKGAVLVGKAIAERAKAAGVTKIAFDRGGQRYHGRIKALADAAREGGLQF, encoded by the coding sequence ATGCCGGACAAACAAACACTCAGGGCCGCCCGTCTTCAGCGGCGCAAGTACAGCATTCGCAAGACGCTCTCTGGCGACGCGGCTCGTCCGCGACTGGCGGTCTTCCGCAGCGACAAGCACATTTACGCCCAGATCATCGACGATATCGCCGGCAAGACACTCGTCTCGGCGGCCACGACCGAGAAGGACGTCCGGGGCGAGCTGCCCAACGGTGGAAACATCAAGGGCGCCGTCCTGGTTGGCAAGGCGATTGCCGAGCGTGCCAAGGCTGCGGGCGTGACGAAGATCGCGTTCGATCGTGGTGGCCAGCGGTATCACGGCCGTATCAAGGCCCTCGCCGATGCCGCTCGTGAAGGTGGATTGCAGTTCTAA
- the rplF gene encoding 50S ribosomal protein L6: MSRLGKKPVAIGKAKVTINGQKVNVEGAKGKLEITVHPLITVKLEGAELVVTRPNDERQSKALHGLTRALLANMVEGATTGYKKTLEIQGVGYKAEMKGKNLVLSVGFANPVTMPVPANVQLALEGAKMHITGADKQAVGQFAAEIRKVRKPEPYKGKGIRYEGEQVKIKPGKAFAGAGAK, from the coding sequence ATGAGCCGTCTAGGAAAGAAACCCGTCGCGATCGGCAAGGCCAAGGTGACCATCAACGGTCAGAAGGTCAATGTCGAAGGCGCCAAGGGCAAGCTTGAGATCACTGTCCATCCGCTCATCACGGTGAAGCTGGAAGGTGCAGAGCTCGTGGTCACCCGCCCGAACGACGAGCGGCAGAGCAAGGCCCTTCACGGGCTGACGCGTGCTCTTCTGGCCAACATGGTCGAAGGTGCAACCACCGGTTACAAGAAGACCCTTGAAATCCAGGGTGTCGGCTACAAGGCCGAGATGAAGGGCAAGAACCTGGTTCTCTCGGTTGGCTTTGCCAACCCGGTGACGATGCCGGTTCCTGCCAACGTGCAGCTGGCCCTTGAGGGTGCCAAGATGCACATCACCGGCGCCGACAAGCAGGCGGTCGGTCAGTTCGCCGCGGAAATCCGCAAGGTCCGCAAACCCGAGCCGTACAAGGGCAAGGGCATTCGCTACGAAGGCGAGCAGGTCAAGATCAAGCCGGGCAAGGCGTTTGCCGGTGCCGGCGCCAAGTAA
- the rpmJ gene encoding 50S ribosomal protein L36, whose product MKVRASVRRICENCKIVRRKGTVRVICTNTKHKQKQG is encoded by the coding sequence ATGAAGGTACGAGCAAGCGTCAGGCGGATCTGCGAGAACTGCAAGATTGTCCGCCGTAAAGGTACGGTGCGGGTGATCTGCACGAACACCAAGCACAAGCAGAAGCAGGGTTGA
- the rpsK gene encoding 30S ribosomal protein S11, whose amino-acid sequence MADKAVTPAAKAAAKKKIRKGVTKAVAHIKATFNNTIITITDTNGETLSWASAGTVGFKGARKSTPFAAGRAAETAANQARKHGVVEIEVKVKGPGAGREQAIIQIQHAGLKVTGIEDVTPLPHNGCRPPKKRRV is encoded by the coding sequence ATGGCAGATAAGGCAGTTACGCCGGCCGCCAAGGCCGCCGCGAAGAAGAAGATCCGCAAGGGTGTCACCAAGGCGGTGGCGCACATCAAGGCGACCTTCAACAACACGATCATCACGATCACCGATACCAACGGCGAAACGCTGTCGTGGGCGTCAGCCGGGACGGTCGGATTCAAGGGTGCCCGCAAGAGCACGCCGTTTGCCGCCGGTCGCGCCGCTGAGACGGCCGCTAACCAGGCCCGTAAGCACGGCGTGGTCGAGATCGAGGTCAAGGTGAAGGGTCCGGGCGCGGGTCGCGAACAGGCGATCATCCAGATCCAGCACGCCGGCCTGAAGGTCACCGGCATCGAAGACGTCACCCCGTTGCCGCACAACGGTTGCCGTCCCCCGAAGAAGCGCCGCGTGTAA
- the rpsN gene encoding 30S ribosomal protein S14 yields MATKAWVSKQLRRQELVKRFEETRRQLKKEKNYAALAKLPRDSSPTRSHNRCLLTGRGRGYLRKFKISRIMLRELALAGKIPGLKKASW; encoded by the coding sequence ATGGCCACGAAAGCCTGGGTATCCAAGCAATTGCGTCGACAGGAGCTGGTGAAGCGTTTCGAAGAGACGCGCCGGCAACTGAAGAAAGAAAAGAACTATGCCGCGCTGGCAAAGCTTCCGCGCGACAGCAGCCCGACCCGGTCGCACAATCGGTGCCTCCTGACGGGCCGTGGCCGCGGCTATCTGCGGAAGTTCAAGATCTCCCGCATCATGCTCCGCGAGCTGGCGCTGGCGGGGAAGATCCCAGGCCTCAAGAAGGCAAGCTGGTAA
- the rpsE gene encoding 30S ribosomal protein S5, with protein MAEEQNQPAEQAAPQSAPEAAAPVADAAAAVAPTGTMTGGGLAGSRGQGGGQGGGRGGQGGGRGGQGGGGGRGGPRRDRQPDDSGIESSVVRIYRCAKVVKGGRTFSFGALVVAGDRKGNIGIGYGKANEVPNAVEKASKDAKKSMFKVNLKGTTIPHTAKGTSGASTVILVPARPGTGVTAGKSVRPCLELTGVTDILSKAYGSTSPKNLVKATIAALRQLQNKDYVENIRGVTLEKGAGELTGV; from the coding sequence ATGGCTGAAGAACAGAACCAACCGGCCGAACAGGCAGCACCCCAGTCCGCTCCGGAAGCCGCAGCACCCGTAGCCGACGCTGCCGCAGCTGTTGCACCGACAGGTACGATGACCGGTGGCGGTCTGGCCGGCAGCCGCGGGCAGGGCGGCGGGCAGGGCGGTGGTCGTGGTGGTCAGGGCGGTGGTCGAGGCGGCCAGGGTGGCGGCGGCGGCCGAGGCGGCCCGCGTCGCGATCGTCAGCCCGACGACTCGGGCATCGAGTCCTCCGTGGTCCGCATCTACCGTTGTGCCAAGGTCGTCAAGGGCGGCCGTACGTTCAGCTTCGGTGCACTCGTCGTCGCCGGCGACCGTAAGGGCAACATCGGCATCGGCTACGGCAAGGCCAACGAAGTCCCCAACGCCGTCGAGAAGGCGTCCAAGGACGCCAAGAAGAGCATGTTCAAGGTGAACCTCAAGGGTACCACCATCCCGCACACGGCCAAGGGCACCAGCGGGGCGAGCACGGTCATCCTGGTTCCGGCTCGTCCGGGTACCGGCGTCACCGCCGGCAAGAGTGTCCGTCCGTGCCTGGAACTCACCGGCGTCACCGATATTCTTTCCAAGGCGTACGGCTCCACGAGCCCGAAGAACCTGGTGAAGGCGACCATCGCCGCTCTCCGTCAGTTGCAGAACAAGGACTACGTGGAGAACATCCGTGGCGTCACCCTTGAGAAGGGTGCCGGCGAACTCACCGGCGTGTAA
- the rpsH gene encoding 30S ribosomal protein S8: MNNQDPIADMLTRIRNATRVGRRFVQVPRSKICLGIAQVLKDEGYVEDYDSVDDEQQGQIRIKLKYATNGQKVIQTIDRTSKPGCRVYRSVKDLPSILNGMGICVISTSKGVMSDRRAREQNVGGELLCTIS, translated from the coding sequence ATGAACAACCAAGACCCCATCGCGGACATGCTGACCCGGATTCGTAACGCCACCCGTGTGGGTCGTCGTTTCGTCCAGGTCCCGCGCAGCAAGATCTGTCTCGGCATCGCCCAGGTGCTGAAGGACGAAGGCTACGTCGAAGACTACGACAGTGTCGACGACGAGCAGCAGGGACAGATCCGCATCAAGCTCAAGTACGCCACCAACGGCCAGAAGGTCATCCAGACCATCGACCGCACGAGCAAGCCCGGATGCCGCGTGTACCGCAGCGTCAAGGACCTGCCCAGCATCCTGAACGGGATGGGCATCTGCGTCATCAGCACGTCCAAGGGCGTGATGAGCGACCGCAGGGCGCGTGAACAGAATGTCGGTGGCGAGCTGCTTTGCACGATCAGCTAA
- the map gene encoding type I methionyl aminopeptidase produces the protein MYVLKSRREIEMMRRAGQIACNVLAKMREAAVAGISTGELDMIAREEMLREGAVSGSRFYPTYEEGKGFPGWTCVSINEEIVHGIPGKRVLKDGDVVSLDVALHLNGYCADTCATVPVGTVSPLAQKLLDVTKATLSMAIENIRPGRRWSEVARLVQKNVERNGFAVVREFVGHGIGRQMHEDPKVPNFVTGEGLRGDFELRPGMTLAVEPMVVAGKRDVKQLKDNWTMVTVDHKPAAHFEHTIAVTEVGVDVLTDGRRPFTL, from the coding sequence ATGTACGTTCTGAAGAGCCGACGAGAGATTGAGATGATGCGGCGAGCAGGCCAGATCGCCTGCAACGTCCTGGCGAAGATGCGCGAAGCGGCGGTGGCCGGTATCAGCACCGGCGAACTGGACATGATCGCCCGCGAGGAAATGCTTCGCGAGGGTGCCGTCTCCGGGTCGCGGTTCTACCCGACCTACGAAGAGGGCAAAGGCTTTCCCGGCTGGACCTGTGTCAGCATCAACGAAGAGATCGTCCACGGCATCCCCGGCAAACGCGTGCTGAAGGATGGCGATGTGGTATCTCTCGACGTCGCGTTGCACCTGAACGGCTATTGTGCCGACACGTGCGCGACCGTTCCCGTGGGAACCGTTTCGCCGCTGGCCCAGAAGCTGCTGGATGTCACGAAGGCGACGCTTTCGATGGCGATCGAGAACATTCGTCCCGGCCGGCGGTGGTCGGAGGTCGCCAGGCTCGTGCAGAAGAATGTCGAGCGAAACGGCTTCGCGGTGGTGCGGGAGTTTGTCGGTCACGGGATCGGTCGTCAGATGCACGAGGACCCGAAGGTGCCGAACTTCGTGACCGGCGAAGGGTTACGCGGCGACTTTGAGCTCCGTCCGGGCATGACGCTCGCCGTCGAGCCGATGGTCGTTGCCGGCAAGCGGGACGTGAAGCAGTTGAAAGACAACTGGACGATGGTGACCGTCGATCACAAGCCGGCGGCTCACTTCGAGCATACGATCGCGGTCACGGAGGTAGGCGTCGACGTGCTCACTGATGGGCGTCGGCCTTTCACACTTTAG
- a CDS encoding DNA-directed RNA polymerase subunit alpha has product MRIRWRGLELPSRVVRDEQVSTETFGRFTAEPFERGFGTTVGNSLRRILLSSLEGAAVTHIKLKGAQHEFSSLAGVMEDVTDIILNIKSLIVKCESDEPKEIKLVAKKAGPVTAGMIETDPSVTIFNKNMVIATLTEDVNFEMTLKVAKGRGYKTASENNAELEEQEIGQIAVDSIFSPVTRVRYSTEDARVGQKTDYDRLVLEIWTNGTISPEMALVEASKILRKHLNPFVQYFELGSELANEDAIDALRDANKAMVDPELENKLNMTVQELDLSVRANNCLESAKIQTVRELVQKTDLDLLKVRSFGKTSLREVKRKLADMGLSLGMDLSVVQQGGMDAAVMPDDDEDEMAESDEQAAR; this is encoded by the coding sequence ATGCGTATTCGCTGGCGTGGATTGGAACTTCCCAGCCGGGTGGTTCGCGACGAACAGGTTTCCACCGAAACGTTTGGCCGGTTCACCGCCGAGCCTTTCGAGCGCGGTTTCGGCACGACCGTGGGCAACAGCCTGCGTCGAATTCTTTTGTCGAGCCTCGAAGGCGCAGCCGTCACGCACATCAAGCTCAAGGGCGCTCAGCACGAGTTTTCGTCGCTGGCCGGTGTGATGGAAGATGTCACTGACATCATCCTGAACATCAAGAGCCTGATCGTGAAGTGCGAATCGGACGAGCCCAAGGAGATCAAGCTGGTCGCCAAGAAGGCCGGCCCGGTCACCGCGGGAATGATCGAGACCGATCCTTCGGTCACGATCTTCAACAAGAACATGGTCATCGCGACGCTGACGGAAGACGTCAACTTCGAGATGACGCTGAAGGTTGCCAAGGGTCGCGGGTACAAGACCGCGTCCGAAAACAACGCCGAGCTTGAAGAGCAGGAAATCGGCCAGATCGCGGTCGATTCGATCTTCTCGCCGGTCACCCGCGTTCGTTACAGCACGGAAGACGCCCGCGTTGGTCAGAAGACCGACTACGACCGTCTCGTGCTGGAGATCTGGACCAACGGCACGATCAGCCCGGAGATGGCACTGGTCGAGGCCAGCAAGATCCTCCGCAAGCATCTCAATCCGTTCGTTCAGTACTTCGAACTCGGTTCGGAACTGGCCAACGAAGATGCGATCGACGCGCTGCGTGACGCCAACAAGGCGATGGTCGATCCGGAGCTCGAGAACAAGCTGAACATGACCGTTCAGGAACTGGATTTGTCGGTCCGGGCGAACAACTGCCTGGAATCGGCCAAGATCCAGACGGTTCGCGAACTGGTGCAGAAGACCGACCTGGACCTGTTGAAGGTCCGCAGCTTCGGCAAGACGAGCCTGCGTGAAGTCAAGCGTAAGCTTGCCGACATGGGCCTGAGCCTCGGCATGGACCTCTCGGTCGTGCAGCAGGGTGGCATGGACGCGGCGGTCATGCCGGATGACGATGAAGACGAGATGGCCGAATCGGACGAGCAGGCCGCTCGGTAA